The Deinococcus ruber sequence TCCAACCGCGCCAGCGTCCCCAGATAATCGCCCAGCGGGTCGGGGCGGCTGTAGGCATACAGGCCCACATTGGGGCTGATGCGCGGCAAAATCGCGTCTCCGGCGATCAGCAGGCTCAGATCGGGCTGCCACAGACCCAGGTGCCCGTCGGCGTGGCCCGGCAGCCACAGCACTTCCCAGGTGTGCCCCGCCAGCGCCAGCGTATCGCCCTCGTGCAGCGGCAGCACGTGCTGAGCAGGCTGGATGCGCTCGCGGGTGCGGCGCGACTCGGCGGCGTGGCCTGCCATCGCTTCCGGCGGCACGCCATGTTCCAGAAAATGCCGGGCGTGGCCGGGCAGCCACTCATCCCAGCGGTGCCAGTACTGTTCGCCGCGTGCGATGTCGATATCGAGCATGTACACCTGCGCCCCGCTGCGGGCCTCGATCATGCCCGCCAGCCCGTAATGGTCGGGGTGGTGGTGCGTGATGATGACGCGCTGCACGTCCTCCCAGCGCAGGTTCAGCGCCGCCAGTGCGTCCTCGATGGCGGCGCGGGCCTCCAGGGTATCGAGCGCCGTGTCGATCAGCGTGACGGGCGCGGCGGTGTCGATCAGCACCGTTACGAAGCCCATCGGGTAAGGAATGGGCACCTGAAGCGCATACAGGCTGCCCTCGACCTGCGTCAGCCGGGGAGCTTCCTGCGCCCCCTGCACGGTGCTGCGGGGTTCTGAAGTCATGGCTGAGCGTAGCACTTCTTGGACTGGGTTCAGAAAGAATTCGGCGTTCAGCAAAGGTAAACGTAGCGGCCCACAGAGAAAGCGTCCGCCGCCCGGTGTTCGTTCAGGGCGGCCCGCTCCCCCACTGCGTCAGGGGCCTGGAGGCCGTGCAGCACTGTATCTGACACATGCATGACAGTTCAATGACGCACCGCTGACACAGCCCGCACACCATAGAGCCGA is a genomic window containing:
- a CDS encoding MBL fold metallo-hydrolase translates to MTSEPRSTVQGAQEAPRLTQVEGSLYALQVPIPYPMGFVTVLIDTAAPVTLIDTALDTLEARAAIEDALAALNLRWEDVQRVIITHHHPDHYGLAGMIEARSGAQVYMLDIDIARGEQYWHRWDEWLPGHARHFLEHGVPPEAMAGHAAESRRTRERIQPAQHVLPLHEGDTLALAGHTWEVLWLPGHADGHLGLWQPDLSLLIAGDAILPRISPNVGLYAYSRPDPLGDYLGTLARLEALNPARAVVGHHGPVMDAVAERARTLTAHHHERLELVTRTLGEQAMNAYQLSFVMFPRELSESSRRFAVAETLAHAEYLRLHGGLGRRWDGSSWVYFRS